One genomic segment of Agromyces intestinalis includes these proteins:
- a CDS encoding AI-2E family transporter, whose amino-acid sequence MRSVDRLRRRQQTEDRTSMMSAQPFRWGFIVTLGVLLALLLAVAAVNLQSVILSVFIAAFVALGLDPLIRWFQRRGMSRGLAILVVILLFLGVVVAIVWVVIPPLVEQITALFRGIPELVQRAEDANWYDEVNAATNGLLTDLLAGVQQILSDPNLWATIGGGALAFGASIIGAVSTGVFVVVLSIYFIATLDMTKHAVYQLVKASHREQVVSYSERIMNSVGKYLSGMVVLAFFNAVFSTLLLTIVRVPFALLFGVIALFVTLIPLIGTVLTTAIMTIFSLFVSPTAGLIVLLAMLVYMQIEAYVLTPRVMGKAVQVPGTIVLISALAGGTLLGLLGALVAIPISAGILLIIREIVIPKQART is encoded by the coding sequence GTGAGGTCGGTCGACCGGCTCCGCCGCCGGCAGCAGACCGAGGACCGCACCTCGATGATGTCGGCCCAGCCGTTCCGCTGGGGATTCATCGTCACGCTCGGCGTGCTGCTCGCGCTGCTGCTCGCGGTCGCCGCGGTGAACCTGCAGAGCGTCATCCTGTCGGTGTTCATCGCGGCCTTCGTCGCCCTCGGGCTCGACCCGCTGATCCGCTGGTTCCAACGACGCGGAATGAGCCGTGGCCTCGCGATCCTGGTCGTGATCCTGTTGTTCCTCGGCGTCGTGGTGGCGATCGTCTGGGTCGTGATCCCGCCGCTGGTCGAACAGATCACGGCGCTCTTCCGGGGCATCCCCGAGCTCGTGCAGCGTGCCGAGGACGCGAACTGGTACGACGAGGTCAACGCGGCGACGAACGGCCTGCTCACCGACCTGCTCGCCGGCGTGCAGCAGATCCTGAGCGACCCGAACCTGTGGGCCACCATCGGCGGCGGTGCGCTCGCGTTCGGTGCCTCGATCATCGGCGCGGTGTCGACCGGCGTGTTCGTGGTCGTGCTGTCGATCTACTTCATCGCGACGCTCGACATGACCAAGCACGCGGTGTACCAGCTCGTGAAGGCGTCGCACCGCGAGCAGGTCGTCTCGTACTCGGAGCGCATCATGAACTCGGTCGGCAAGTACCTGAGCGGCATGGTGGTGCTGGCGTTCTTCAACGCGGTGTTCTCGACGCTGCTGCTCACGATCGTGCGGGTGCCGTTCGCGCTGCTGTTCGGCGTGATCGCCTTGTTCGTCACGCTGATCCCGCTGATCGGAACCGTGCTGACCACGGCGATCATGACGATCTTCTCGCTCTTCGTCTCGCCGACCGCGGGGCTCATCGTGCTGCTCGCGATGCTCGTCTACATGCAGATCGAGGCGTACGTGCTGACGCCGAGGGTGATGGGCAAGGCGGTGCAGGTGCCCGGCACGATCGTGCTCATCTCGGCGCTGGCGGGCGGCACTCTGCTCGGTCTGCTCGGCGCGCTCGTGGCGATCCCCATCTCGGCGGGCATCCTGCTGATCATCCGCGAGATCGTGATCCCGAAGCAGGCGCGCACCTAG